One Phyllopteryx taeniolatus isolate TA_2022b chromosome 3, UOR_Ptae_1.2, whole genome shotgun sequence genomic window, AAGTTGTCTGGTGGTGGTCCTACACAGGGGTCTCCACTTGGACTATGAAAATGAAGTCGTGACAACTTGGGTTGTTTGTCTTCAGTCTCCACAGTGACATCAGTCAGTGGCAATTTACTGATGCCAGCGTCCTCCTTTTCGTCTTTAATGTGGAGATGCCGTGGATGCTCTTGCTGCAAACTGGAGCTCCCCCACTGCGACTGAGGTGGAAGCTCCTCCTGCTGACCAATCGGCTGCTGAACATCTGCAGGACACAAACAACACGAACACAGTTGAGCTCACGTGAGACAAATATATGAGACATTATGATGTGTGTTATAACGTCAGAATGGTCAAAGTAGTGTTAACCAAATGACTCGCGTGGTTTGTCTTtgtcatcttcactcttcacagaGACAGCGGTCAATAGCAACTTGCTGATgtcagcctcctcctcctctttaacATGTGGGAGCTGTGGATCTTCATCTTCCTTTTTGATGTGGAAGGGCTCTGGAGCCTCTTGCTCCAAACTGCTCTCCTGCGACTTGGGGGAATGCTTTTCCTGAAGAACAATCAGCTTCTGGACGTCTGCAGGACACAGGTAATGTGACTATAACTTCTACCATACAGTCGACAAGTTTTcaagcaaaaacaacataataGTCATTGTATGATGGAAAAGTAAACTTTCAGACATATTGGTGGACAGCCCAAGCACAGTCAAACTCTCTGTTAGTCATTAACCCCAATAGCAGATGCCAATCTGTCTGTAGATGCTGGTTTCTGGACTGAGTGTCAttaatgttttaattgtatgaTGTAATCGGTCCTTACAGAAtgaattacatatatatatatatttttttttaaattggtacACTTGTTACACAGTTGTTTTATATTGCCTGTAGGACTGTTTGCAAGTGCATTGGTCTGTGACTATTTTCCCCACACTTACATTGAGTTAACAGGcctttctgtttgttttcttttcttttagttatttgtattttcttttttttctttttagtaatGGTTTTCTTTGTTTAGGCAATTGTGCAGTATCGCAACGGGCAAAAAGAGAAATATTGAAGCTATACTTTATTCTACAGGAGTTAGGCTTCATGTCTATTTTGAACCCTTTCTGTTAAccctttttgtttaaaatatagTTTGTTTGTGCTGTGATGAATATTACTTATATTACTTCTCTCTATGCATGTGTGGGTCTCTTAATTATGCAGCTTATCTGAACGTGTGGGTATATGCACTCTACTGGTTATATCTGAGCTTAAGTTACTTGACATTTTGCTGCAGTTGTTgtgtatttgatatttttgcccAATGCCCTGCTCTATTtgaaatatgcttttatttgcCATAAAGACcactaatttttttatatacatataaataccaGCCCCTCCTCCTGTATGTTCGGAGCAAACCTGTGGTTGTggtaaaaagattttttttgagaGCAAAGTTGTTTTAGCCTGTTTTGGCCAATGCACTTACAGTACATAACGAGTGAGCAAACCCGCTTATCCACATGCATTGTCTTTCATTCTTATTTATATTACTGTTATTTTACTATGAATATTATTCACTTTAATTAATAAACCTTTGACTTTATTCATGAATGAAAACGAGTTAAAAAGTCCACAAACCTAAAGCGATGTGATTCTTTCCAACAGGTTCCAGTTGTTTACGTTGTCGCGCTTTCTGCTCGGAGGACGCCATTGTTCTGTTAAACAGTCGGAATATGTTATTAGTCGCTCCATTACCAACTACTacaactttttaaatgtttctttcgGCTCGATTGAACCTGGTGGTCGTCGCGTCGTTAACCTGGGGTCTCGAAGCCACGCTAACATCcgcctttttcttcttcgatGGTGGTTTAAGGTTGGTTTCGTCATTTGACGGAGACGTCGATATAATATGACGTCACGCCATTGCCCGTCACAACACGTCCacttcatgcttttttttttcccgtggaACTAAACTCAAACACGATCAACACTCTTGTTTCCACAAACGCCTGCATGTTGTTACGAGCAGAGCCACTCGTATGTATGCAGTATTGCTGCGTATCATGCATTGAATGACAGCAACTACTACCACTGTGGCATGACGCACACGTTATTAGTGTGCCGGGGGAAATCATCAAATTGCACTTAATTGGTgagaatataatttttttttttacaacaaataatgtatctttgttcatcgatCGATGCCCGTGGCCTATAGttacagaacaaataaatgctcttctcttagatggcagaaagtacataaCTGACTTGTGCATCCACcttttgtgacgtttttgtttggttgtgtaatgtgaaagttttccaatgtaaaatacaaGCCTTGGCTCAATTaaagttgggaatcactgataaaacaaatgaattaaacaactttttctggtttaaaaaaatcggATTAAGTGCAATGCAAAAACTGTACAATCATCATGTTCTTTAGGGGACTTTGTTCATTATGCTGCTAAATGAATTTGAGATCATTACCTCCTTGGCCAAATGGTTAAGGTTCGCCGCCTGCCATCATTCACGAGATCTCATTTTtatgttattctttttttgggtattttacatctcaaatcatctttccccgccgaaatgaaagaaaatgccaGAAATCagttccaaaaatgtttgtaatgtttttttttttaatatgaaaaacagCATGCTACAGTATTGCACTTTAGAAtaacacacattcattcattttccgtaccgcttatcctcactggagcctatcccagctatctttgggcgagaggcggggtacaccctgaactggtcgccagccaatcgcagggcacatagaaacaaacaaccattcgcacacacattcacacctacgggcaatttagagtcttcaattaacctcccatgcatgtttttgggatgtaggaggaaaccgaagtacccggagaaaacccacacaggcacggggagaatatgcaaacttcacacaggcgaggccgggatttgaacccgggtcctcagaaccgtgaggcagatgtgctaaccagtcgtccaccgtgccgcctaataacatacagtaataacataattaaatagaatgtaaagaattaaataaTTCAGTAGGCATTGTTCTTCTCCTTCTGGTACGCACGCCTTGGTCACCagggagcagtataatacataatGAAACCACGAAGAAGACAGTCTCTTCGAAACTCAGGAAGCTGCAATCATAAGAGTAATTGTTTTTTCCTGAGGACAAAGaataaatatatgcatgtgagcagggtccaaaaaaaatctgttttttttttaatatattactatattgctatacaattattttttatttttaaaaaatcacggtggtattagtttaagcagactgttggttcattcttgtgatttagatgaagatcataccacattttatgaccaattcatgctgaaatttaagaaattcctcattgttcacatactttttcctcctacTGTAAATCCATACCTCTTTAGCTGAGGCTCAATATTTGAATAACCTTTATCAGATTTGATGGTTTACTTAGACTTTCTCCTGAAGTGTTGCTTCTCTTTCATAAATGTAGCAATGaaattccattaaaatgtacaaaacagtgaaatttATCCTGCCTCAGCGGGAGCTCAGCACCACTAAACTGATCCTAAAATTTGGACCCTACAGTCACCCCTGACAGCGTGAATGTTTGATTGACAACTAGTTGAAAAATAACCATTTAATCCCATTCAGGGGTGGAACCCCTGTGATTTTTAATTGTTCTAGCAGCCTCCTGATTGTTGTGAAGCTCGCTGGCCCTACTTAACACTCGTATACTCATATTTTTGTCTGCAAcgcaagacaacaacaacaacgcaaaATAAAACGGCTGagcgatggctcgtatctcgaacaACTTGAGCtcaggtcactcgtaagtcGAGGTGCCACTATAGTTCAAATGACTGACTGTCAACTGGAAATTACGACACTTCCGTTGGCCTGATCGCCCTCACGCCTCTTCGCCCCTTTCGCTAACTTCCgcctttttctttgactttggaTGCCGCAGCATTACGGGGGGACGACTGTAAAACACCTGCTTTCCCTTTCTGATGTGTCCACATGTGTTCAGTCAAACTGGACCTATGCGCGTAGGTTCCACCACAAAGTAAGCATctgaagggtttttctcctgtgtgtgttcttgtgtgtgattCCAAATGTTGCTTTCGAGAGAATGCTTTACCGCATACTGAacaactaaagggtttttctcctgtgtgtattttcacGTGTGATACCAAGTGTGACTTATGAGAGAATGTTTTATCGCACAATGAGCAatgaaaaggtttttctcccgtgtgcatTCTCGTGTGTGTTACCATGTTTGACTTTCGCgaaaatgttttaccacaagttGTGCAACAAAAGAGATTTTCTCCACTGTGTGATTGCATGTGTGTTACCATTGTTTCCTTATGAGAGAATGTTTTACTGCAAGTTGAGCAACAAAAGGGGTTTTCTCTCGTGTGCGATCTCATGTGTGCTCCCATAGTTTCCTTATGagagaatgttttaccacaaattgtgcaactaaagggtttttctcctgagTGTATTCTCATGTGTGGTTCCAAATGTTCCTTACGagagaatgttttaccacaagttGAGCAACTATAGGGTTTttcacctgtgtgtgttctcatgtgtctaAGTATATGTTTTTTAGCAAAACTTGtaccacacactgagcaggTAACacgttttttacatttttctgaaGTTTCCTTGCTGCAAAGAGTTGTCTCTTTTTCAGAGCATTTTGTCCATTTGTCATCACCTTCACAGTCTGTGTCGCTCCTCAAAGATTCTTCCATGTCGTCACAATCtgacagtggagctaagaggttGTCTGGTGGTGGTCCTCCACAATGGTCTCCACTTAGACTGTGATGATGACACTGTGACAACTCGGGTGGTTCGTCTTCACTCTTCACAGAAACACCAGTCAGTGGCAAATTGCTGACAtcagcctcctcctcttcctctttaatgtggagGTTCTGTgcgtcctcctcttcttcttcaacgAGGGGGGTCTGTGGAacatcttcctctttaatgtggagCGGATGTTGGTCCTCCTCTTCCACTTTAACCCCGGGGTGCTGTGGATCCTCTTGCTTCAAACTGGAGCTCCAACACTGTGATTTGGCTGGAAGTTCTTCCTGATGACCAATCAGCTGCTGGGTGCCTGGAGGACATGAGCAAGTCCATTATGTTACTACAGCTACtgccatacatttttttacctAGGCAGTGTTCCGTATGGCTGGGAAATCCCAGATGGCTGCCATACGTTTGTTTTGCTTGCTGTTTGGTCCAACGAGGAACTAAATTCATGCTacacgcttaaaaaaaaaaaaaagtcggtaATTAAAAACGCATTTGTTGTGGAAGGTCTTTGTGAGGTTAAAAGTTACAGAATGACTTTCAAAACCACTTATTCACATATATTGTCTTTTATTGTCTATTTGTGGTGCTGTTATTTCACTATGAAAACCAACAATCCCCTTAGTGACAGTCCATGTACTTAATTCATGCGCGAAAATGATCAAAGTATAAGACTAATGGACAAGTGGACGGACCTTTCATGTACAACACGATGTGATTCTTGGCATCAGCTTCCAGATGTATTCGTTGTCGCTCGCTCTCCTCGTCCGACATCATTGTTTTTGTCCAACAGTCAGATTATGTTATTATCCCGTACCAAcgttttgacctttttttcgCCTCGCTGTCGCGTCGCTTCTGCGTCGCATTGAAGCCCCGCCAATTTCTTCTTCGGCGTTGCTTTTACGGCAGGTGAGCTCGACGACAACAACACACGGGTGCCACCTTGCGGCCAAATCCGAGGCGCTTCAACTCGAGAAACAAACCACGAAGGCAATCTTACTTCTTTATGCAGAGGTTTCCTTTCAAATTCTACACATTTATCCTGTAAAGCGTTTCATTAAAAGATTTAGAGCTGATATTGATAATAAGTATCCATTTTGCTCTGTCCTGAAACTGTATCACATCTTTTCTGGACTTGGGAGCTCACCTATGAAACTGGAAAGATGTGGCAAGATTTATCTGTGGTAAACatatattgtattgtttaatgagCATGTTATTTTTGGTTTCTTTGCAACCAGGTTCAGGCCGTCCTACAGCATCTCTATCGTCTCACAACACTGTTAATGGAAATTAATAATAGTTAAAGCAGAAATGGGAGATTCGAGTCAAATGACTTCCACTTGAGGGgggttcattcatttttttaattgaaagaaCTAATCTAAACAACGTAAGGCATTTCCATTAAATATCACTCAAACTGTACATCATGAGCCATATGGTGAACTTTACAGTAGATAccagaaaatacacacaaacacaagaggGAAGCATAAATTTCAATTAAATCTATCACGAAGACAATGAAGTTTAAGTGCTTTTTTATTCTTTCCCAActtcaaagcaaagcaaaccaaAGAAGAGACTCGTTCAACAAATGACTTAAACAGGGCTGTCTGACTGGAAATGAAAGCTATCTAGTCATTTCAGACACCGAATTCCGTTTTGAAATTCGTACGTGCTTATAAACTTGTTTTTGGGAGTGCAGTATGTTAATAAGTTCAAGAGCATACAACTAAATGCCTGTTGCTGTCAAACAACAAAATCGTTTCTCTTATTTCTGTTGGATTTTGCACATTGTTAGCCTATttttatacacttttttttaatgtactggtttaaaaattattaatgCAGTTTTACTTATTATCTTAGTGTATTGATTCCGTATAAAGTCTCTCTGGAATTTAAGAGTTTGATCGGGTTCACTTCCAAAcgtagtgcaaaaaaaaaaaattaaaaataaaaaaaaaaaagaaagaaagaaaatggaaggatgatcATTCTCCTACGTACCCTTTGGGATTTTTACTGATTGAGTGTGCAGCTGAATTGTTACCGTTTGAGCGCCCGCCAACGGACAAGGCAGTTTTTGCGTCACTTCCGCCTTCGAGCCTTGTGGCAGCTCCGCTCAGCTCGGGCGTCGTACGTGTTTAGAAACCACTTGTTTTTGAAAGTGCTCAGTAGTCAAAAGTTGAATTTTGTGCTCCCATTTCAATGCCTTCAATGTTATTTCATGAAAAGTTCACTTGTGACATTGGggtgttattatttgttttggggttatttatctttatttatttattatagaaGGTCCACGCCATGTAGTGGAATCTCTACTGCAAACATTGGTAGTAACAGGACATCATTAATATAGAATGACAGAATCATAGTCAGTGcttccaaataaataaatccgactgagtgatttaattaaagtagaTGACACAGGAGGAATatacagttgttgttttgttttttttttcaagcagaaaggaggatatGTATcctttttatgccggaacagttttactgtgccaccGTGGAGTTTGTAagctgatggatatttattgaaaatttcagtcggacagaaaaaaagtttgagaaggaagtgacagaaaaaaacaaaaatggagagacagtgaaaagctaactaaataatataggaagaggataacaaaagacaggacattagctGTAAGAAAGataagtaaatcattatatgtcGAGTACAATGACATTAGCTTtaagtgttgtatggggcactTGTGCCaggaatgcagattttgttggcattactttttttgttttaaggatggcaacatttttatgtGATGTATTATTCCCTTAATTATGAATCTCTTTCATTCTCTATTGGCCCATTAGATACACACCTAGttatatttgaccaacagaaaacagtcttggctTTTGCCCAATTGTGTTGTCTTCGGAGCCgtaggagttacaaggctgtcaccgCAAAGTACACAGCAGAGTTTGTTCAGAAACAAAGTTgaattaaattgagtttgaaatacaactttaaaacaattcagtgcaacaATTTCTACCAATCctaatctcagttgtttatctAACTTTCATaaagtgtgaatacttttttttttcgtgttatgatttgtgaaaaacacattttattaccgctccaatatatgttgcgactagagcaagattgtatgacttgacttgcgacttgcttaagccaagtaatgacttgacttgcttgattttttccaacagtgacttgggacttgtgTGAGACTTGAAGTTTATGACCTGTGACTTATGTGACTCCCGCTTCTGGTTCAAAGGATAGGTACGAAGAAGAACCCCAATCTCCTCTTACAGCTGGTCGGTACCcgaaatctgtgtgtgtgtgtgtgtgtgtggtggggctTTTGAAAGAATAGTTTACCACAAGTTGCACAAATGTAGGGTTATTCGCCTATATGTGTTCTTATGTGTCTTACCATAGCTGCCCTATGAGAAAATGTTCGGCCACAAGTTGTGCAatgaaaaggtttttctcctgtgtgtgttctaatGTGAATTACCATTGCTGCCCTATGAGAGAATTTTCGGCCACAAGTTGGGCAACTAAAGGGTTTCTCTcccgtgtgtgttctcatgtgttttACCATAGTTGACTTTACAGTGAatctttttaaacaaattgaGCAACTAAAcggtttctctcctgtgtgtgttctcaggTGTTTGACCATGTTTGTCttttgagtgaatctttgaccacaaaatgagcaactaaaaggtttctctcctgtatgtgttctcatgtgtgaaACTAAATTTGTCCTTTGACGAAATATCTTGCTACATAATGAGCAACTGAAAATGTTGTCTTGTGTGCCTGTTCTCATTTGTGTTTGAGAAGTGTTCTTCTTCAAAGTTGTCTCACTTTCAGAGCATTTTGACCGTTTGTCGTCACCCTCACAGTCTGTGTTGCTCCTCAAAGGTTCTTCCATGTCGTCACTGTCtgacagtggagctaagaggttGCCTG contains:
- the LOC133475770 gene encoding gastrula zinc finger protein XlCGF57.1-like isoform X1 produces the protein MMSDEESERQRIHLEADAKNHIVLYMKACSMNLVPRWTKQQAKQTYGSHLGFPSHTEHCLGTQQLIGHQEELPAKSQCWSSSLKQEDPQHPGVKVEEEDQHPLHIKEEDVPQTPLVEEEEEDAQNLHIKEEEEEADVSNLPLTGVSVKSEDEPPELSQCHHHSLSGDHCGGPPPDNLLAPLSDCDDMEESLRSDTDCEGDDKWTKCSEKETTLCSKETSEKCKKRVTCSVCGTSFAKKHILRHMRTHTGEKPYSCSTCGKTFSRKEHLEPHMRIHSGEKPFSCTICGKTFSHKETMGAHMRSHTRENPFCCSTCSKTFSHKETMVTHMQSHSGENLFCCTTCGKTFSRKSNMVTHTRMHTGEKPFHCSLCDKTFSHKSHLVSHVKIHTGEKPFSCSVCGKAFSRKQHLESHTRTHTGEKPFRCLLCGGTYAHRSSLTEHMWTHQKGKAGVLQSSPRNAAASKVKEKGGS
- the LOC133475770 gene encoding gastrula zinc finger protein XlCGF57.1-like isoform X2 encodes the protein MMSDEESERQRIHLEADAKNHIVLYMKGTQQLIGHQEELPAKSQCWSSSLKQEDPQHPGVKVEEEDQHPLHIKEEDVPQTPLVEEEEEDAQNLHIKEEEEEADVSNLPLTGVSVKSEDEPPELSQCHHHSLSGDHCGGPPPDNLLAPLSDCDDMEESLRSDTDCEGDDKWTKCSEKETTLCSKETSEKCKKRVTCSVCGTSFAKKHILRHMRTHTGEKPYSCSTCGKTFSRKEHLEPHMRIHSGEKPFSCTICGKTFSHKETMGAHMRSHTRENPFCCSTCSKTFSHKETMVTHMQSHSGENLFCCTTCGKTFSRKSNMVTHTRMHTGEKPFHCSLCDKTFSHKSHLVSHVKIHTGEKPFSCSVCGKAFSRKQHLESHTRTHTGEKPFRCLLCGGTYAHRSSLTEHMWTHQKGKAGVLQSSPRNAAASKVKEKGGS